Proteins from one Mercurialis annua linkage group LG7, ddMerAnnu1.2, whole genome shotgun sequence genomic window:
- the LOC126655268 gene encoding uncharacterized protein LOC126655268 isoform X1 translates to MHCRGSFLLIVQPSATTTKKLRLSGYLIVSIKKNNVNGCPWSFTQSRGARVTAIHLRPGNVIETKGKVYQVVDVEHKQRGRGGASMQVELRNIDNGNKQSLRFNTEEAIERVFVEERSFTFLYEEQGKVFLMDPEKFEQLEVPAELFGKAAPYLKDEMRVKLQLYDEKPLSGSIPKQVTCTIKETQAPMKGLTATPRYKKALLDNNLTIQVPAYLDVGEAIIVDTNEDSYITRANK, encoded by the exons atgcATTGTCGGGGTTCATTTTTGTTAATCGTGCAGCCGTCTGCAACAACTACAAAGAAACTCCGTTTATCTGGATATCTGATAGTATCCATCAAGAAAAATAATG TCAATGGTTGTCCTTGGTCTTTCACTCAATCCCGCGGCGCTAGAGTCACTGCCATTCAC TTAAGACCTGGCAATGTGATTGAAACTAAAG GAAAAGTTTACCAG GTGGTGGATGTGGAGCACAAGCAGCGAGGAAGAGGAGGAGCATCTATGCAG GTGGAGCTTCGCAACATAGACAATGGAAACAAACAAAGCTTACGTTTTAATACTGAGGAGGCTATTGAAA GGGTGTTTGTCGAAGAAAGGTCATTTACATTTCTGTATGAAGAACAGGGAAAAGTATTTCTAATGGA CCCTGAAAAATTTGAGCAACTTGAAGTGCCGGCAGAGTTGTTTGGCAAGGCTGCCCCATATCTAAAAG ATGAAATGCGAGTTAAATTGCAGTTATATGATGAAAAGCCTTTGTCTGGATCAATTCCAAAACAAGTGACATGCACTATAAAGGAGACACAAGCACCTATGAAAGGGCTTACAGCTACACCAAG GTATAAAAAGGCTCTATTGGACAATAATCTCACTATTCAA GTACCAGCATATCTAGATGTTGGTGAAGCAATCATTGTTGATACAAATGAGGACTCCTATATTACCAG GGCCAACAAATAA
- the LOC126655268 gene encoding uncharacterized protein LOC126655268 isoform X2: MVNLRQLTKELYLFKTSNSSSSSSLLNFLSSAVNGCPWSFTQSRGARVTAIHLRPGNVIETKGKVYQVVDVEHKQRGRGGASMQVELRNIDNGNKQSLRFNTEEAIERVFVEERSFTFLYEEQGKVFLMDPEKFEQLEVPAELFGKAAPYLKDEMRVKLQLYDEKPLSGSIPKQVTCTIKETQAPMKGLTATPRYKKALLDNNLTIQVPAYLDVGEAIIVDTNEDSYITRANK, translated from the exons ATGGTGAATCTGCGACAACTAACAAAGGAACTCTATTTatttaaaacttcaaattcttcttcttcttcttcgctattaaattttttatcttcAGCAGTCAATGGTTGTCCTTGGTCTTTCACTCAATCCCGCGGCGCTAGAGTCACTGCCATTCAC TTAAGACCTGGCAATGTGATTGAAACTAAAG GAAAAGTTTACCAG GTGGTGGATGTGGAGCACAAGCAGCGAGGAAGAGGAGGAGCATCTATGCAG GTGGAGCTTCGCAACATAGACAATGGAAACAAACAAAGCTTACGTTTTAATACTGAGGAGGCTATTGAAA GGGTGTTTGTCGAAGAAAGGTCATTTACATTTCTGTATGAAGAACAGGGAAAAGTATTTCTAATGGA CCCTGAAAAATTTGAGCAACTTGAAGTGCCGGCAGAGTTGTTTGGCAAGGCTGCCCCATATCTAAAAG ATGAAATGCGAGTTAAATTGCAGTTATATGATGAAAAGCCTTTGTCTGGATCAATTCCAAAACAAGTGACATGCACTATAAAGGAGACACAAGCACCTATGAAAGGGCTTACAGCTACACCAAG GTATAAAAAGGCTCTATTGGACAATAATCTCACTATTCAA GTACCAGCATATCTAGATGTTGGTGAAGCAATCATTGTTGATACAAATGAGGACTCCTATATTACCAG GGCCAACAAATAA
- the LOC126655267 gene encoding short-chain dehydrogenase RED1: MESHGREIVLITGCSHGGIGYALAQEFAVNNCLVVATSRSLNSMRELEHDHRFYLQELDVLSDESVQHVMSNVLEKFGKVDILVNNAGIQCVAPLAEVPLSAMQNTFDTNVYGTMRVIQAAIPHMASRKKGKIVNVGSVTVLAPSPWSGVYTATKAALHALTDTLRLELKPLGIDVINVVPGAIKSNIGNSAAAGYNKMPEWKLYKPYEAAIKDRAYFSQGVRSTPTEEFAKNTVAAVLKKNPPAWFSSGHFSTPMAIMYHMPLLVRDFIIRKVFKL; the protein is encoded by the exons ATGGAATCTCATGGCCGAGAAATAGTTCTGATCACTGGCTGCAGCCATGGAGGCATTGGCTATGCACTGGCTCAAGAATTTGCTGTAAATAATTGCTTAGTAGTGGCCACTAGTCGGTCCTTAAACTCTATGAGAGAGCTTGAACATGACCATAGATTCTATCTCCAAGAACTGGATGTTTTATCAGATGAAAGTGTGCAACATGTGATGTCAAATGTTCTTGAGAAGTTTGGCAAAGTTGATATCTTGGTTAATAATGCTGGGATTCAGTGTGTTGCTCCTCTTGCTGAAGTCCCTTTATCTGCTATGCAAAACACTTTCGATACCAATGTTTATG GTACCATGAGAGTCATTCAAGCTGCTATTCCTCACATGGCATCTAGGAAAAAGGGGAAAATAGTTAATGTTGGAAGTGTTACTGTCTTGGCTCCTTCCCCTTGGTCTGGTGTTTATACTGCTACTAAAGCTGCTCTTCATGCGTTGACAGACACCTTAAG GTTGGAACTCAAGCCTTTGGGGATCGATGTTATCAATGTTGTTCCCGGAGCTATAAAATCAAACATAGGAAACTCTGCTGCAGCCGGGTACAACAAGATGCCGGAGTGGAAATTATACAAACCATATGAAGCAGCAATCAAGGACAGAGCATACTTTTCACAGGGAGTCAGGTCCACCCCAACCGAAGAGTTTGCGAAGAATACTGTAGCTGCTGTACTCAAGAAAAATCCTCCTGCTTGGTTCTCATCAGGCCATTTCTCCACACCTATGGCAATCATGTACCACATGCCACTCTTGGTTAGAGACTTCATTATCAGGAAAGTTTTTAAATTGTGA